A DNA window from Microcystis aeruginosa NIES-843 contains the following coding sequences:
- the psb27 gene encoding photosystem II protein Psb27, whose translation MSLKPYISRLLALVLVLVIGLMGCSSSSGLTGNYGKDTLTVIESLTTALDLVKDDPNKAAVESQAKEQINDYISLYRRDKKSGGLRSFTTMQTALNSLAGYYTAYGSRPIPDKLKQRLKQEFKQVQFSLQKGI comes from the coding sequence ATGTCTCTAAAACCTTACATTTCTCGCTTATTAGCTTTGGTTCTCGTCCTGGTCATCGGATTGATGGGTTGTTCTAGTAGTTCCGGGTTAACGGGCAATTATGGAAAAGATACCCTGACGGTGATTGAAAGTTTAACCACAGCCCTTGATTTGGTCAAAGATGACCCGAATAAAGCGGCAGTTGAGTCGCAAGCAAAGGAACAAATCAACGATTACATCTCCCTCTACCGACGAGATAAAAAATCCGGGGGTTTGCGTTCTTTCACTACTATGCAAACAGCCTTAAACTCTCTGGCAGGTTATTATACCGCCTACGGTTCCCGTCCCATCCCCGACAAACTCAAACAACGTTTAAAACAAGAATTTAAACAGGTGCAATTCTCTCTCCAGAAAGGAATTTAG
- a CDS encoding beta strand repeat-containing protein gives MASNTLVPIIIDEGLLLDSLPRVGGSLFYVLETAWSSVTERLRDFARSPEFAAKMELAFGQDVNVSELQTAWAAGDFSKLPRIEVRLRSHLNGANGAYAAALDRIFISEEFLNQNAGNMGAASLTARVILEEIGHAVDGRLNESDSPGDEGAIFAALVLGESLDAKTLQALKAEDDTGVINLNGQIVAVEMQDFTGTNGNDNIIGTAGDDTISPLRGKDAVDGGEGNDLLIVDYSSNLYAGTATYPSGIVVSSLGSNGNGGWNGNLYAYTRNDGDYDVVNFTNIERFQIKGTNVNDTFDRGGYGVFNLDGGAGTDIIRYADFGSETAGLTVDNSGITLTQANGNVVKNVEVFANLSTGSGNDTINYSVGLRNYENINTGAGDDTINPGRGQDTVDGGEGNDLLIVDYSSNLYAGTTTYPSGFLGHAINPNGTGGWNGIFAAYTRNDGDSDHVFFSNIERFQIKGTNVNDIFDRGGYGVFNIDGGAGTDIIRYADFSSETTGLTVDNSGITLTQANGNVVKNVEVFANLSTGSGNDTINYSVGLRNYENINTGAGDDTINPGRGQDTVDGGEGNDLLIVDYSSNLYAGTTTYPSGFLGHAINPNGTGGWNGIFAAYTRNDGDSDHVFFSNIERFQIKGTNVNDIFDRGGYGVFNIDGGAGTDIIRYADFGSETAALTVDNSGVTLTQANGNVVKNVEVFANLWTGTGNDTINYSVGLRNYENINTGAGNDTINTGSGRDTVDGGAGNDLLIVDYSSNLYAGNATYSGGIGSSINPNGFGGWNGYFYAYSRNDGDYDNVTFSNIERFQITGTNFNDTFDRGGYGVFNIDGGTGTDVIRYADLSSETTGLTVDNSGITLTQANGNVVKNVEVFANLWTGTGNDTINYSVGLRNYENINTGAGNDTINTGSGRDTVDGGAGNDLLIVDYSSNLYAGNATYSGGIGSSINPNGFGGWNGYFYAYSRNDGDYDNVTFSNIERFQITGTNFNDSLNTGDGDDIITGGMGNDTLNVRNGNDILIGVDPNSSNPGRGEIDSFTGGLGRDRFILGDVSWLGYDDGDSTLAGNNDYAQISDFNPTDDIIQLRGTSSNYLLMVSGTDTQLYLDKPGSEPDELIAILQNRTGLSLTGSYFNYFSALPNITLAINPASVNEDGTPNLIYTFTRDGSLTNPLTVNYTIGGTATNGTDYGNIGTSVTFTANSSTATVTVNPTADTVLESDETVDITLGSGTGYTIGTTTAVTGTILNDDLPSITLAVNPLSVNEDGTTNLIYTFTRDGSLTNPLTVNYTIGGTATKGTDYANIGTSVTFAQNSAIATVTVDPKADATVESNETVALTLAPGTGYKIGTTTAVTGTILNDDPAPATALSINDLTVIEGKDTRAILTVSLSSLSSKSISVNYTTTPINATANSDYTHQTGTLTIAANSSIGTIFIPILNDNLNEVDEAFTVTLSNPINATLSADSVGEVIITDTWQSNITRTLPSGVENLRLIGDNPINGTGNAGNNVLTGNSANNTLAGLAGNDAYVFTANSYLGLDTISETTTGGIDTLNLSGTNNPIRLNLGSISNQTVVTGNLTLKLSAVNVIENAFGGSGNDRITGNSLSNALNGGPGNDTLSGGAGNDILTGNQADDILVGGVGNDRFSYLTGRAFMASDIGLDTLTDFTPNADKLSLSKTTFSALTSTVGNGFSQATDFAIVEDDALVETSAAFIVYSSNSGSLFYNENGSAIGLGTGVEFAVLVGSPALTASDFTLVA, from the coding sequence ATGGCTAGTAATACGCTCGTTCCCATAATTATCGATGAAGGTCTCCTACTCGATTCTCTGCCAAGAGTTGGGGGCAGTCTATTTTACGTCTTAGAGACAGCTTGGAGTTCAGTCACGGAAAGGTTGCGGGACTTTGCCCGGAGTCCAGAGTTCGCTGCCAAGATGGAACTGGCTTTTGGGCAAGATGTGAATGTTTCTGAGTTGCAGACAGCGTGGGCAGCAGGAGATTTTAGTAAGTTACCCCGGATTGAAGTGCGATTGCGCTCGCACCTCAATGGGGCGAATGGGGCTTATGCCGCAGCCCTCGATAGGATTTTTATCTCTGAGGAATTTTTAAATCAAAATGCTGGTAATATGGGCGCAGCTTCGCTGACCGCCAGAGTTATTTTAGAAGAAATTGGACACGCCGTTGATGGGCGACTGAATGAATCAGATAGCCCCGGGGATGAGGGAGCGATTTTTGCGGCGTTAGTGTTGGGGGAAAGTCTGGATGCTAAAACGCTACAGGCATTGAAGGCTGAAGACGATACGGGGGTTATCAACCTCAATGGGCAGATTGTCGCCGTAGAAATGCAGGATTTCACGGGGACTAATGGAAATGATAATATTATCGGAACTGCGGGGGATGATACGATCAGTCCCTTAAGAGGAAAGGATGCGGTCGATGGAGGGGAAGGTAATGACCTCTTAATCGTTGACTATTCCAGTAACCTCTATGCAGGAACGGCTACTTATCCTAGTGGGATTGTTGTGAGTTCTCTTGGTTCTAACGGTAATGGAGGATGGAATGGTAACTTGTATGCCTACACCAGAAACGATGGTGACTATGACGTTGTTAACTTTACCAATATCGAACGTTTCCAAATCAAGGGGACTAATGTTAATGACACCTTTGACCGAGGGGGTTATGGTGTTTTTAACCTAGATGGGGGTGCAGGAACAGATATCATCCGGTATGCTGACTTTGGTAGTGAGACCGCAGGTTTAACCGTTGATAACAGTGGCATCACCTTAACTCAAGCTAACGGGAATGTGGTCAAAAATGTGGAGGTGTTCGCTAACCTAAGCACGGGATCGGGAAACGACACCATCAACTATTCTGTTGGCTTACGCAATTACGAAAATATTAATACGGGTGCGGGGGATGACACCATCAACCCCGGACGTGGACAGGATACGGTCGATGGAGGAGAAGGCAATGACCTCTTAATCGTTGACTATTCCAGTAACCTCTATGCAGGAACGACGACTTACCCTAGCGGTTTTTTGGGTCATGCTATCAATCCTAACGGCACTGGAGGATGGAATGGCATATTTGCTGCCTACACCAGAAACGATGGTGACTCTGACCATGTTTTCTTCAGCAATATCGAACGTTTCCAAATCAAGGGGACTAACGTTAATGACATTTTTGACCGAGGCGGTTATGGAGTCTTTAACATAGATGGGGGTGCAGGGACAGATATCATCCGGTATGCTGACTTTAGTAGTGAGACTACAGGTTTAACCGTTGATAACAGTGGCATCACCTTAACTCAAGCTAATGGCAATGTGGTCAAAAATGTGGAGGTGTTCGCTAACCTAAGCACGGGATCGGGAAACGACACCATCAACTATTCTGTTGGCTTACGCAATTACGAAAATATTAATACGGGTGCGGGGGATGACACCATCAACCCCGGACGTGGACAGGATACGGTCGATGGAGGAGAAGGCAATGACCTCTTAATCGTTGACTATTCCAGTAACCTCTATGCAGGAACGACGACTTACCCTAGCGGTTTTTTGGGTCATGCTATCAATCCTAACGGCACTGGAGGATGGAATGGCATATTTGCTGCCTACACCAGAAACGATGGTGACTCTGACCATGTTTTCTTCAGCAATATCGAACGTTTCCAAATCAAGGGGACTAACGTTAATGACATTTTTGACCGAGGCGGTTATGGAGTCTTTAACATTGATGGCGGCGCAGGGACAGATATCATCCGCTATGCTGACTTTGGTAGTGAGACCGCTGCTTTAACCGTTGATAACAGTGGTGTGACCTTAACTCAAGCTAATGGTAATGTGGTCAAAAATGTGGAGGTGTTTGCAAATCTGTGGACGGGAACAGGAAACGATACTATCAACTATTCCGTAGGGCTACGCAATTACGAAAATATTAATACCGGTGCGGGGAACGACACCATTAACACCGGAAGTGGAAGGGATACAGTCGATGGGGGAGCCGGCAATGACCTCTTAATCGTTGACTATTCCAGTAACCTCTACGCAGGAAACGCCACTTACTCTGGGGGAATTGGGAGTTCTATCAACCCGAATGGTTTTGGGGGATGGAATGGCTACTTTTATGCCTACAGCCGAAATGATGGTGACTATGACAACGTTACTTTCAGCAATATCGAACGTTTCCAAATCACGGGGACTAATTTTAATGACACCTTTGACCGAGGGGGTTATGGTGTCTTTAACATTGATGGGGGTACGGGAACAGATGTCATCCGGTATGCTGACTTGAGTAGTGAGACTACAGGTTTAACCGTCGATAACAGTGGCATCACCTTAACTCAAGCTAACGGCAATGTAGTCAAAAATGTGGAAGTGTTTGCAAATCTGTGGACGGGAACAGGAAACGATACTATCAACTATTCCGTAGGGCTACGCAATTACGAAAATATTAATACCGGTGCGGGGAACGACACCATTAACACCGGAAGTGGAAGGGATACAGTCGATGGGGGAGCCGGCAATGACCTCTTAATCGTTGACTATTCCAGTAACCTCTACGCAGGAAACGCCACTTACTCTGGGGGAATTGGGAGTTCTATCAACCCGAATGGTTTTGGGGGATGGAATGGCTACTTTTATGCCTACAGCCGAAATGATGGTGACTATGACAACGTTACTTTCAGCAATATCGAACGTTTCCAAATCACGGGGACTAACTTTAATGATTCCCTCAATACAGGCGATGGGGACGACATCATAACCGGCGGGATGGGGAATGACACCCTTAATGTCAGGAATGGTAATGACATCCTCATCGGGGTTGATCCCAATAGCAGTAACCCCGGACGGGGAGAAATCGATTCTTTCACCGGCGGGTTAGGGCGCGATCGCTTTATCCTGGGAGATGTCAGTTGGCTGGGTTACGATGATGGCGATAGCACCCTAGCAGGTAACAACGATTACGCTCAAATAAGCGACTTCAACCCCACAGATGACATTATTCAGCTACGGGGAACGAGTAGTAACTATCTGCTGATGGTATCGGGTACTGATACTCAACTTTACCTCGACAAACCGGGCAGCGAACCCGATGAACTGATCGCGATTCTCCAAAACCGCACAGGATTAAGTCTAACGGGCAGTTACTTTAATTATTTTTCCGCTCTCCCCAACATTACCCTCGCTATTAACCCTGCCAGCGTCAACGAAGACGGAACCCCTAACCTAATTTACACCTTCACCCGGGATGGTTCCCTGACCAATCCCTTAACCGTTAACTACACCATCGGTGGGACGGCAACTAACGGGACAGATTATGGCAATATCGGCACAAGCGTTACTTTTACCGCCAATTCAAGCACAGCTACTGTGACTGTCAATCCGACAGCGGATACTGTCTTAGAAAGTGATGAAACCGTTGACATAACCCTAGGGAGTGGCACAGGATACACCATTGGTACAACCACCGCCGTCACAGGAACCATCCTCAACGATGATCTTCCCAGTATTACCCTCGCGGTTAACCCGCTCAGCGTCAACGAAGACGGAACCACCAACCTCATTTACACCTTCACCCGGGATGGTTCCCTGACCAATCCCTTAACCGTTAACTACACCATCGGTGGGACAGCAACCAAAGGGACAGATTACGCAAATATTGGCACAAGCGTTACTTTTGCCCAGAATTCAGCCATCGCCACCGTCACGGTTGACCCTAAGGCGGATGCCACAGTAGAAAGTAATGAAACGGTCGCCTTAACCCTAGCGCCTGGAACAGGATACAAAATTGGGACAACCACCGCCGTTACGGGAACCATTCTCAATGATGACCCTGCGCCTGCTACCGCCCTTTCTATCAACGACCTCACCGTGATTGAGGGCAAAGATACCCGGGCGATCCTCACCGTCAGCCTCAGCAGTCTTAGCAGTAAATCCATCAGCGTTAACTACACCACTACTCCGATTAACGCAACTGCAAACAGTGATTACACTCACCAAACAGGGACTCTCACTATTGCTGCCAATTCCAGTATAGGGACTATCTTCATTCCTATCCTCAATGACAACCTCAACGAAGTCGATGAAGCCTTTACTGTCACCCTTTCCAATCCCATCAATGCGACCCTCAGTGCTGACTCAGTAGGCGAAGTTATCATCACCGATACTTGGCAAAGTAATATAACTCGCACTTTACCCAGTGGAGTAGAAAACCTGCGACTAATTGGTGATAACCCCATCAATGGCACAGGTAACGCCGGCAATAACGTTCTCACGGGCAATAGTGCCAACAATACCCTGGCTGGGTTAGCAGGAAATGATGCTTATGTCTTTACTGCCAATAGCTATTTAGGTCTGGACACTATCAGTGAAACCACGACAGGAGGCATCGATACCCTCAACCTTTCTGGTACAAACAATCCAATTCGCCTTAATTTGGGCAGCATCAGCAACCAAACTGTTGTTACCGGCAATCTAACCCTGAAATTATCCGCTGTCAATGTCATTGAAAACGCTTTTGGAGGCAGTGGTAATGACCGGATTACGGGTAATAGTCTCAGTAACGCTCTTAACGGCGGCCCAGGCAATGATACCCTGAGTGGGGGTGCAGGCAAT
- a CDS encoding endonuclease MutS2, whose amino-acid sequence MIQDETLELLEWPRLCQHLATFAATKLGAMAIRQLPLPESKEESLNLLCQTKEVYSLEQKLDSRLSFDGITDIGDALERAHLGGLLSGQELLNIATTLAGVRRLRRLIDEQEDIPVLKELVAEIRTYPEIEQEIHRCIDEDGRISDRASPQLREIRGQMKVIRERIYRKLQDIMQKQGGAIQEAVITQRSDRWVIPVKAAQKEQIPGIIHDTSSTGATFYIEPHSIVDQGNQLRQYRRQEQIEEEKILRQLSNTIAEAFEDLEYLLAIATRLDLATARARYSLWLEGNPPHFIDGSETITLRNLRHPLLWWQKHHEQGGEVVPINVQISPEIRVVAITGPNTGGKTVTLKTLGLAALMAKAGLFIPAREPVEIPWFDHVLADIGDEQSLQQSLSTFSGHIRRIVRILAALNSRSLVLLDEVGAGTDPAEGSPLAIAILQYLADHSLLTVATTHYGELKALKYRDSRFENASVEFDDRTLSPTYRLLWGIPGRSNALTIAQRLGLSPEIVAEARNHLGGLSEEINQVIAGLEAQRREQESKAQEASQLLQQTEKFYTEVSTRANSLQERERELKRYQEQEIQKALLSAKAEINEVIRRLQAGTKTGRDAQKATEELTAIAERLLPKTEKTKVNYRPQVGERVRLPNLGQTAEVLAISPESDEISLRFGMMKMTLPLDQIESLDGQKVETAPKPAKNLPQTPTKPQETPLIRTANNTVDIRGSRVAESETDIEQAITRATPSGILWIIHGKGTGKLRQGVHDFLSRHPQVKRFQLAPQNEGGSGVTIAYLT is encoded by the coding sequence TTGATTCAAGACGAAACCCTAGAATTATTGGAATGGCCGCGGCTATGTCAACACCTAGCTACTTTTGCAGCGACTAAACTCGGTGCGATGGCGATTCGTCAATTGCCCTTACCGGAAAGCAAAGAGGAAAGTTTAAACCTACTCTGCCAAACCAAAGAAGTTTATAGCTTAGAACAAAAATTAGATAGTCGTCTTTCCTTTGATGGGATTACCGACATCGGTGATGCCCTAGAAAGGGCGCATCTGGGGGGTTTATTATCGGGACAGGAACTTTTAAATATTGCCACGACTTTGGCCGGAGTGCGACGTTTACGGCGTTTAATTGACGAACAAGAAGATATACCGGTTTTAAAAGAGTTAGTAGCGGAAATTCGCACCTATCCAGAGATAGAACAGGAGATACACCGTTGTATCGATGAAGATGGCCGGATATCCGATCGCGCTAGTCCCCAATTACGGGAAATTCGGGGACAAATGAAGGTGATTAGAGAGCGAATTTACCGCAAATTACAGGATATCATGCAAAAACAGGGCGGTGCTATCCAAGAAGCGGTGATTACCCAAAGAAGCGACCGCTGGGTGATTCCCGTCAAAGCAGCACAAAAAGAGCAAATACCGGGGATAATTCACGATACTTCCAGCACAGGAGCGACTTTTTACATTGAACCTCACTCTATCGTTGACCAAGGCAATCAACTGCGGCAATATCGTCGTCAGGAACAAATCGAAGAAGAAAAAATCCTGCGGCAGTTAAGTAATACAATCGCCGAAGCCTTTGAGGACTTAGAATATTTACTAGCGATCGCTACTAGGCTCGATCTGGCCACCGCCAGGGCCCGTTACAGTTTATGGTTAGAGGGTAATCCCCCCCACTTTATCGATGGTTCGGAAACGATTACTTTGCGGAATTTGCGTCATCCTTTGCTCTGGTGGCAAAAACACCACGAACAGGGGGGGGAGGTCGTACCAATAAATGTGCAGATTAGCCCAGAAATTCGCGTTGTTGCCATCACCGGACCAAATACCGGCGGAAAAACCGTTACTTTAAAAACTCTCGGATTAGCGGCTTTAATGGCGAAAGCGGGCCTGTTTATTCCAGCGCGGGAACCGGTAGAGATACCCTGGTTCGATCACGTTTTAGCCGATATCGGGGATGAACAGTCTTTGCAACAGAGTTTATCGACTTTTTCGGGTCATATTCGCCGGATTGTTCGCATTTTAGCGGCTTTAAATTCTCGTTCCTTGGTTTTACTCGATGAGGTGGGAGCAGGTACGGATCCGGCCGAGGGAAGTCCTTTAGCGATCGCTATTTTACAATACCTCGCCGATCATAGTTTACTGACGGTGGCTACCACTCACTACGGAGAATTAAAGGCGTTAAAGTATCGAGATTCTCGCTTTGAAAATGCCTCGGTAGAGTTTGATGATCGCACTCTTTCCCCTACTTATCGACTATTATGGGGCATTCCGGGGCGTTCTAATGCTTTAACTATTGCCCAGCGTTTGGGATTAAGTCCCGAAATTGTGGCCGAAGCGAGAAATCATCTGGGGGGGTTATCGGAGGAGATAAATCAAGTAATTGCTGGTTTGGAAGCGCAAAGACGGGAACAGGAGTCAAAAGCTCAAGAAGCTAGTCAATTACTCCAACAAACGGAGAAATTTTATACAGAAGTGTCCACGCGGGCCAATTCTCTACAGGAGAGAGAGCGAGAATTAAAACGTTATCAGGAGCAGGAGATACAAAAAGCTTTATTATCGGCAAAAGCAGAGATTAATGAGGTTATTCGCCGATTGCAAGCGGGAACAAAAACTGGTAGAGATGCCCAAAAAGCCACAGAGGAGTTAACTGCGATCGCAGAAAGGTTATTACCAAAAACGGAAAAAACTAAGGTTAATTATCGTCCGCAAGTGGGGGAAAGGGTGCGCTTGCCCAATTTGGGACAAACTGCCGAAGTTTTAGCAATTTCACCGGAATCAGACGAGATTTCCCTGCGTTTCGGTATGATGAAGATGACCCTACCCTTAGATCAGATTGAGTCTTTGGATGGTCAAAAAGTGGAAACTGCGCCAAAACCTGCCAAAAATTTGCCACAAACTCCCACAAAACCCCAGGAGACTCCTTTAATTCGTACTGCTAATAATACTGTCGATATTCGCGGTTCCAGGGTGGCAGAGTCAGAAACGGATATCGAACAGGCGATCACCCGCGCTACCCCATCGGGTATATTATGGATTATTCACGGTAAAGGTACGGGGAAATTGCGTCAAGGTGTTCACGATTTTTTATCCCGTCATCCCCAGGTAAAACGCTTTCAATTAGCACCCCAAAATGAGGGCGGTTCGGGGGTAACTATCGCTTATTTAACTTAG
- a CDS encoding RNA-guided endonuclease InsQ/TnpB family protein, which translates to MLNVLKVRIYPNKKQELALAKNFGCVRFVWNYYLNKTNNQYLETGKGMTYCDMAKDLTQLKKQLDFEWLAEATAATLQQSLKNLESAFKNFFSKRTKFPKFKSKHKKQSIRYPESCSIRNKGIKLPKLGVVKAKISQVINGKIKSVTVSKTSTDKYFAAILFEMDDSTTIEKLKISGIDLGLSSLVTVFDGETTYKIDPIKPTRKYAKRLKRRQQALSRKAKGSNNRQKAIKEVAKVHEKIANTRQDFLHKLSRKLCDENQIVVAENLNIKGLARTKLAKSIHDAGFGMLLNFLDYKLKREGGKLVEVDRFYPSTKLCSCCGFKNDLLTLSIREWICPECKTQHDRDENAAKNVREEGMRILSTNTDGQSEFQAWGETVRLVGTCTEKRVWGESRIPRHSVSLTAGVSSLDHANFSSRR; encoded by the coding sequence ATGTTAAATGTTTTAAAAGTGAGAATATACCCAAACAAAAAACAGGAACTAGCCTTAGCTAAAAACTTTGGTTGCGTCCGTTTTGTTTGGAATTACTACTTAAATAAAACTAACAATCAGTACCTAGAGACTGGTAAAGGAATGACCTACTGTGACATGGCAAAAGACCTTACCCAACTCAAGAAACAGCTGGATTTTGAATGGTTAGCTGAGGCTACTGCCGCTACCTTGCAGCAATCATTGAAAAACTTAGAATCTGCTTTTAAGAACTTCTTCTCAAAAAGAACAAAATTCCCTAAATTTAAAAGTAAGCACAAAAAACAATCAATCCGTTATCCTGAAAGTTGTTCAATTAGAAATAAGGGAATTAAGCTACCTAAATTAGGGGTTGTAAAAGCTAAGATTTCTCAAGTAATAAATGGTAAGATTAAATCCGTAACTGTTTCTAAAACCAGTACAGATAAATATTTTGCTGCCATCTTGTTTGAGATGGATGACTCAACAACCATTGAAAAACTAAAAATATCAGGGATAGACCTAGGTTTATCTTCTTTAGTTACGGTTTTTGATGGTGAAACAACCTACAAGATTGACCCAATCAAACCTACCAGAAAATATGCTAAACGTTTAAAGCGGAGACAACAAGCATTGTCTCGTAAAGCCAAGGGGTCTAATAATCGCCAAAAAGCCATTAAGGAGGTAGCCAAGGTTCACGAAAAGATAGCAAATACTAGACAGGATTTTCTTCATAAACTCTCCAGAAAGTTATGCGATGAAAACCAAATCGTTGTAGCCGAGAATCTGAATATTAAAGGGTTAGCAAGGACTAAATTAGCCAAATCAATACATGACGCTGGTTTTGGTATGTTGCTTAATTTCTTGGACTACAAGCTAAAAAGAGAGGGAGGAAAACTTGTAGAAGTTGACAGGTTTTATCCGAGTACAAAACTCTGTTCTTGCTGTGGATTTAAAAATGATTTATTGACTCTCAGTATTCGTGAATGGATTTGTCCAGAATGTAAGACGCAGCACGATAGAGATGAAAACGCCGCCAAGAATGTAAGGGAAGAAGGTATGAGAATACTGTCAACAAATACCGATGGACAGTCGGAATTTCAAGCTTGGGGAGAAACTGTAAGACTCGTTGGTACTTGTACCGAAAAGCGGGTTTGGGGTGAATCAAGAATCCCCCGTCACAGCGTCAGCTTAACGGCGGGAGTGTCAAGTCTAGACCATGCGAATTTTAGTAGTAGAAGATGA
- a CDS encoding sensor histidine kinase, which translates to MNWLKQGKWIAGGFGLTVLLMGTISLVSYRNTLALRQRAAEVEVTYEIIDNLANLYANMAVAESGRRDYVKTGSPRELSRHHRAIALMQSNWQLLAKQLENGTDFEREMVTEIGDLMYRRIVLFEQSIATYKSDRSDDISQDAITVKSVEVRDKFQNLLTYLQASQKRNLRSSIASSRDSISENSLLGLLGTFISFGIICGVYFLIFWQEKRRQKSDEIHRLLLQEKELSDLKIQLFSMISHEFRTPLTVILSASQLLENGLKDADQSSRKNLYRIQSSVKLMNQFLTDILILTRAESGNLSCQLEPLDIEAFCLNLVEDFQFINKNNTPIKFVSQGLMIRPYLDEKLLYSILSNLLLNAIKYSPTGAGISLILWKDSDRIVFQVRDHGIGIAEEDRGKIYEPFYRGQNVENIIGTGLGLAVVKKCVELHRGEIALDSQVDKGTSFTVKLPISP; encoded by the coding sequence ATGAATTGGCTCAAACAAGGAAAATGGATCGCGGGAGGTTTCGGGCTAACTGTCTTATTGATGGGAACTATTAGCCTAGTTTCCTATCGCAATACCCTCGCCCTGCGTCAGCGCGCTGCCGAGGTGGAAGTTACCTACGAGATCATCGATAATCTCGCTAATCTTTACGCTAACATGGCGGTGGCCGAATCGGGAAGACGGGATTATGTCAAAACTGGCAGCCCTAGGGAATTAAGCCGTCATCATCGGGCGATCGCTTTGATGCAATCTAACTGGCAACTCCTGGCTAAACAATTAGAAAACGGCACGGATTTCGAGCGGGAAATGGTGACTGAGATCGGGGATTTAATGTATCGGCGAATTGTCCTATTCGAGCAATCGATCGCTACCTATAAATCCGATCGATCCGATGATATTTCTCAAGATGCAATCACGGTTAAAAGTGTCGAAGTCCGGGATAAGTTTCAAAATCTTCTTACCTATTTACAAGCTAGTCAGAAAAGGAATTTAAGAAGTAGCATCGCTAGTTCTAGGGATAGTATCAGCGAAAATTCTCTTTTGGGTTTACTGGGAACTTTTATCAGTTTTGGGATTATTTGCGGAGTTTATTTTTTGATTTTTTGGCAAGAGAAACGGCGACAAAAAAGTGATGAAATTCACCGGTTATTACTACAGGAAAAAGAACTTTCCGATCTAAAAATTCAGCTTTTTTCTATGATATCCCATGAGTTCCGAACTCCTTTAACCGTGATTCTTTCCGCCTCGCAGTTATTAGAAAATGGCTTAAAAGATGCAGATCAGTCGAGCAGAAAAAACCTATATAGAATCCAGTCTTCTGTCAAGCTAATGAATCAATTTTTAACAGATATTTTGATTTTAACAAGGGCAGAATCTGGCAATCTCAGTTGTCAGTTAGAGCCGCTCGATATTGAAGCTTTTTGCTTAAATTTGGTCGAGGATTTTCAATTTATCAATAAAAATAATACGCCGATTAAATTTGTCAGTCAGGGATTGATGATCCGTCCTTATCTAGATGAGAAACTGCTCTACTCGATTTTAAGTAATTTACTCTTAAATGCGATTAAATATTCCCCCACAGGAGCAGGGATTAGTTTGATTTTGTGGAAAGATAGCGATCGCATTGTTTTTCAAGTCCGGGATCACGGTATCGGCATTGCCGAGGAAGATAGAGGTAAGATCTATGAACCCTTTTATCGGGGTCAGAATGTGGAAAATATTATCGGCACGGGATTGGGGTTAGCAGTGGTTAAAAAATGCGTCGAACTCCACCGTGGCGAAATCGCCCTAGATAGCCAAGTGGATAAGGGAACAAGCTTTACCGTCAAACTGCCCATTTCACCCTAG